TCGAGCCCATGACCGGAATGCCCATCCAGTTGCCAACAGCAGAAAAGAGGCCAAAGACCAGCGCCAAGACTAGCTTATCTCGTAAACGAAACTCTAACTGTGCCAACGCCCTACGAATTGCGGGCAGCCGGGTTGTCAGATAAGCACAAATGCCGATGAGCGCCACATTTCTGCTAATATCAAGGACCAAAGACCAATTGATGCTCACAAGCTAACCTCCTTTGCCGTCAGTTCCTCTGCTATTTTACTTACACATGGACTTAGTTCCATCAAGAGACAAAAAATCCTGCAGACTGGCAGCAGGAGGCGGAGCACCGATTATTACGGCTATAACTTCCCTTGACACGATACCTGCAGGAATAGACATACATTCATCGAATATTCTGTTTGACAAGCAGTGTGTGACTAACTGCTGCATTGGGAGGTTTTAATGGAAGACCGAGATTGGTTAATCATCAAAGTGTTGCAGGAGAATAAAAATGTCACGAAAACAGCGCAAGCATTATTCATCTCTCAGCCCTCACTTACTGCTCGCATACGCCACATAGAAGATGAATTCGGCGTTAAAATGATCTATCGTGGCAGCAGAGGTATTCATTTCACACCCGAGGGTGATTACCTGGCGCAACGCGCTCAAGATATGCTAACAAATATTCGTCATATAAAAGAACAAGTTGTTAATATGAGCGCCGAGATAAGAGGAACACTACGATTGGCTGCTCCTAATTATCTAGCTAAGTTTAAGCTGCCCCGGCTGCTCGGACTTTTTAAAGAACGATATCCAAATGTTGAGTTTGATGTCATTAATGCCTGGAGTCGTGATATCTGCAGTCTATTATATAACCAAGACGTACAGGTGGGGTTTGTCCGAACAGACAATAGTTGGAACGGTGAAAAGCATATTTTACATGAGGAGCCACTATGCATTGCCTCGAAAAAAGAAATTAGTCTTAAAGATCTTCCCCAGCTAGCGCGAATTGATTATCATACCGATACTTCATATAAGACATTCCTCAATACCTGGTGGAGTGAGAATTTTTCACGACCACCGAGAATTAGCATGACGGTTGGTCAACTGGATATCTGTAAAGCCATGGTCGTAAACGGCTTAGGTTATGGAATATTGCCCAGCACGATTTTTTATGATGTTGAGCCTTTACATCAGATTCCGATAACCGATAAAGCAGGTAACCCTATATTAAGAAAAACAATAATGCTTTATCAAACGGAAATACTGGAATTGAAGATGGTAAACTTGTTTGTGAACTTTGCTAAAACCGTAGATTTTAATCATTTATTGTAGACGGCGAATATGCTATTTTTTCAAGAAATCCTATAGCCTGCAAGGGTTATAGGATTTCTTAATGTTACGGCAAATCGATGAAATACTTATTTCTGATGGTTGATATCAATTTTATATATTTTTTATTTTTCTGAATTAACTGTATTATTGGCACGAAACATGTTTCACATATCTCCTTAGTCAAACCGAAATAGATGAAATGGAGGCAACAGAATGGGACTAAGTATTTGGTCATTACTAGCGTACATCATTACGATTATTGTTTGGAACGCAGGTCTAAAGCGAAATATCGGCGAGGCTATGATAGCGGGTTGGGTAGCCGTCCTGCTGTTTGGCGGAAGTAAGTTTTTTGATTTAGCAACTAAAAGTATAATTTTTGCGGCCACACAGGAAACCGTATATGCGGCGCTCGCCTTTGTATTCATGGCTTTTGTTATGACAAAGACCGGACTGGTAAACCGAATGGTAGATATTCTTAATTCAACTTTAGGCAGGGTTGCTGGCGGTGCCGGTTATATCTCGACGTTGGCGAGCGCCCTAATGGGGCTGATTTCCGGGTCTGGCTCCGGCAATGCCGCGTCAGTCGGTGCGGTAACAATCCCTTGGATGGTTAAATCCAACTGGTCCTCGAAGTTAAGCGCTACAATGGTCGCCGGCAACGCCGGCCTAGGCATTGCATTGCCGCCATGCTCATCAATGTTTCTGCTGCTGGGTCTGGGGGTCGTCGCCGCGAAAGTCACCACCGGCTCCCTATATATCGCTCTTCTGACAGGCGGATTGTGGACTCTGCTGTATCGTCTGATTTTAGTACGTTGGTTCGTTTATAAGTACAATATTCAACCACTGCCGCCGGAAATGCTAAAACCGCTTGCGCAAACTTTGCGTGATGGTTGGACATCATTGCTGATATTCGTAGGAATCCTGCTCCCTGTCGGCCTGACAATTGGGCCGGTTGCGGATTACTTAGAGGCGATAAAGAGCTTTGGCCCAAAAGGCTTGAAAAGTATTTCGATCATAGTTTGGATTCCCGTGTTAATTAGCTGGATCGCTTTCTTCGAAGGTCGGAAGTATTTGCCGAAAACAGCCGCTGGGTTATATAACCTGGTTCAATCTTCTGCGAAGCGTTACGTCGTCGTCGGTGCAACTTTGTTTTTTGCGTTTGCTGCTGGCGATGTGATGACTGATCTAGGCCTCGCAAAAGACATGATGTCAATTTTGCAGGCGCTCAATCTTTCACCAATCATGATGATCATTCTGGTTGGCATTCTGGTAACGTTAATTGGCGGTCCGCTGACATCAACTGCAACAGTTGTAGCAATTGGCTCAGTTTCCTTCTCTGCACTCACCTATGCCGGAGTAGACCCGGCTACAGCCGCAGCCGTTATCCTGATTTTTTCTTCCACTGAAGGAGCTACGCCTCCCGGAGCGGCACCCATTTTTATTGCATGCGGCATTGCCAATGTAGACCCTGTTAAAACATTCTTACCATTGATCGCATATTACGTTATACCCATCCTGATTATAGGCGTTCTTATTGCATTGGGAATACTGCCAACTATGGTAATGTAGGGGGAAAAGACATGGAATTGCTGAAAAAGATACTAAGTGTATTGTTTGTTTGCGGCGTTTTCGGCTTTATGGCACTAGGTACAATTATTGTTGCTGTCCAATTTTATGGCATAATTGTCGCTAATGGGGCGCTCGCGATAAATATATCAAAAGCTCTAGGTAAGCCTGCCTTCATAATTGCAACAGTAACTGGACTGATTGGATTTGTCCAAGGCTATATAAACGGATGGGAAATGGGCGATTAGTAGCTCCTTAATAGAACCAGGAGGGTTTAAGTAATGACAGTCAATTACACGAAAGACACTGTTCGTAGATCAAGATTAATCATGCCGGCCAATGCGCCAAAGTTTGTTGAAAAGGCCTATTTGCGGAACGCCGATGCCGTTGTCCTCGATCTGGAAGACAGCATTCCACAAGCGGAAAAGCTGGCTACGCGAGCACTGATTAAAGAGTTGATTCCGGTTGTCGGCAAAGGCGGCAGCGATGTATTTGTCAGGGTCAACAACACGGGAGAGTTACTCAACAGTGATATTGAGGCTGCTATCTGGCCGGGAGTAGAAGGCATTATTGTTCCGAAAGTAGAAAGTGCCGCTGAAGTTCAAGCCATTGAACAGCAGATCGCTGAGTTAGAACAAAAGAGAGGCATCCCTGCCGGTCAGATCAAGATATCCGTACTGATCGAATCCTGTAAAGGCTATGTTAACTTGAATGAAATTGCCCAGGCCAGTGAGCGAATTGACACAGTTACCATTGGCAATGAAGATTTCTTGCGGGAAACTGGCATGGTAGAAACAGAGGATACGTATCACGCCTTATTAGTCCCTCGTATGCAGCTTGTGCTTACTGCCCGTGCACATGGAAAAGCGCCGCTCGGCTTAATCGGCAGTCTGGCCAACTATGGCGACACTAACGCTTTTGAAAAAAGCGCTGTACTTGCCTATAAACATGGCTATACTGGCGCCAGTTGCATTCATCCCGGTAATGTAGAGATCTTGAACAAAGCATTTTCGCCCAGTCCAGCGGAGATCGAGCGCTCCAAACAAGTGATGGCTGCCTTTGAGGCCGCTCTGGCAATAGGCAGAGCATCTACCACATTTGAGGGAAAAATGATTGATTATGTCCACTACGACAGAGCTAAACAAGTCTTTGCACGACATGCAATGATCGAAAAATTTGAATTGAAAAAGAAAGCGGCGAGAGAAGCAGTCGCGCTCACTATCGCTCCGGTACGAAAGACGGAATAAGCAAAGGAAGGTACCATCTAATGAAAAATGCTGTTGGTCGTGACATTCCTGAATTTGTCGCTGGCTGCAAAGTTTCTCCCTACCAGGGGCCGTGGACGTGTATTCCCTCTCGCCAATCCAGCGGTGGTAAGGGTGTCGATGTCTCAGCCTCGGAGAAACTTCTCAAATCCATCGACGAAGCCATCGACGCGGTCGGGTTACGGGATGGGATGACAATCTCTTTCCATCACCACCTGCGGAATGGCGACTATGTCATGAAACTGGTCATTGATGCGATTGCTCGCAAGGGAATACGCGGGTTGAAACTATCCGCCAGCTCACTAAGCGCTGTCCAAGATGCCATTATGCCACACATTGAGTCTGGGGTCATTGTCGCTATTGATACCAGCGGCATACGGGGTGAAATCGGCAAATTTGTCTCGGCCGGGAAACTACCACAACCAGTCATGATTCGAACCCACGGTGGCCGGGCCAGAGCGATCGAGTCGGGTGAACTCCCCATCGATGTTGCGTTTATCGGCGCACCGACCTGTGACACATACGGAAATATCAACGGTGTTGATGGCCCCGCGGCGTGCGGATCACTTGGCTACGCCATCGTAGACGCTGCTTGCGCTGACAAAGTGGTGGCCATTACCGATAATCTGGTTCCCCATCCGCTTCAGCGTATTAGCATTCCGCAAACACAGGTTGACTTTATTGTTAAGTTGGATTCGATTGGCGATCCAAAAGGCATTAGTACCGGCTCTTT
The genomic region above belongs to Anaerosporomusa subterranea and contains:
- a CDS encoding LysR family transcriptional regulator encodes the protein MEDRDWLIIKVLQENKNVTKTAQALFISQPSLTARIRHIEDEFGVKMIYRGSRGIHFTPEGDYLAQRAQDMLTNIRHIKEQVVNMSAEIRGTLRLAAPNYLAKFKLPRLLGLFKERYPNVEFDVINAWSRDICSLLYNQDVQVGFVRTDNSWNGEKHILHEEPLCIASKKEISLKDLPQLARIDYHTDTSYKTFLNTWWSENFSRPPRISMTVGQLDICKAMVVNGLGYGILPSTIFYDVEPLHQIPITDKAGNPILRKTIMLYQTEILELKMVNLFVNFAKTVDFNHLL
- a CDS encoding TRAP transporter large permease subunit; translation: MGLSIWSLLAYIITIIVWNAGLKRNIGEAMIAGWVAVLLFGGSKFFDLATKSIIFAATQETVYAALAFVFMAFVMTKTGLVNRMVDILNSTLGRVAGGAGYISTLASALMGLISGSGSGNAASVGAVTIPWMVKSNWSSKLSATMVAGNAGLGIALPPCSSMFLLLGLGVVAAKVTTGSLYIALLTGGLWTLLYRLILVRWFVYKYNIQPLPPEMLKPLAQTLRDGWTSLLIFVGILLPVGLTIGPVADYLEAIKSFGPKGLKSISIIVWIPVLISWIAFFEGRKYLPKTAAGLYNLVQSSAKRYVVVGATLFFAFAAGDVMTDLGLAKDMMSILQALNLSPIMMIILVGILVTLIGGPLTSTATVVAIGSVSFSALTYAGVDPATAAAVILIFSSTEGATPPGAAPIFIACGIANVDPVKTFLPLIAYYVIPILIIGVLIALGILPTMVM
- a CDS encoding HpcH/HpaI aldolase/citrate lyase family protein; the protein is MTVNYTKDTVRRSRLIMPANAPKFVEKAYLRNADAVVLDLEDSIPQAEKLATRALIKELIPVVGKGGSDVFVRVNNTGELLNSDIEAAIWPGVEGIIVPKVESAAEVQAIEQQIAELEQKRGIPAGQIKISVLIESCKGYVNLNEIAQASERIDTVTIGNEDFLRETGMVETEDTYHALLVPRMQLVLTARAHGKAPLGLIGSLANYGDTNAFEKSAVLAYKHGYTGASCIHPGNVEILNKAFSPSPAEIERSKQVMAAFEAALAIGRASTTFEGKMIDYVHYDRAKQVFARHAMIEKFELKKKAAREAVALTIAPVRKTE